A genomic region of Bdellovibrionales bacterium contains the following coding sequences:
- a CDS encoding radical SAM protein, whose product MSLAYPKEIRIEASSYCQLKCPSCPTSQGLIHKSVVGSKFLKIDDFKRIVDGADWLKEIELSNWGEIFLNPDIVKIMNYAFKKKIELVAYNGVNFNNVSEEALEGLVKYRVKALTCSIDGASQETYVQYRIRGNFDRVIANIRRLNDFKTAYRSPLPRLTWQFVMFQHNKHELNRAKELASELGMEFYTKVSWDEKLAAKNDEGEVIQV is encoded by the coding sequence ATCTCCCTGGCCTATCCCAAGGAGATTCGGATCGAGGCGTCGTCCTATTGTCAACTGAAGTGCCCGTCTTGCCCGACATCTCAAGGCCTCATACACAAAAGCGTCGTGGGTTCAAAATTCCTGAAAATAGATGATTTTAAGCGGATCGTTGACGGGGCGGATTGGCTTAAAGAAATTGAACTATCAAATTGGGGCGAAATTTTTCTCAACCCAGATATTGTTAAAATCATGAATTATGCGTTCAAGAAAAAAATTGAACTAGTGGCCTACAATGGCGTCAATTTCAACAATGTTTCGGAGGAGGCACTTGAAGGCTTGGTGAAGTATCGCGTAAAGGCCTTGACCTGTTCTATAGATGGAGCCTCGCAAGAAACGTATGTGCAATACCGGATAAGAGGAAATTTTGATCGAGTTATAGCAAACATTCGTCGCCTCAATGATTTCAAAACAGCCTATAGAAGTCCCCTTCCACGATTAACTTGGCAATTTGTGATGTTTCAACACAACAAACATGAACTGAATCGGGCGAAAGAACTGGCTTCTGAGCTAGGTATGGAATTTTATACCAAGGTCTCTTGGGATGAAAAATTGGCGGCTAAAAATGATGAAGGAGAGGTCATTCAGGTATGA
- a CDS encoding glycosyltransferase: MLASIIIPTHRRHRSVLNLLSSLENQDFPRDEFEILIISNLPDPSLRKQIDKQIGGRLLYDFFEVGELGVNRARNLGISKAKGKFLFFLDDDCFANQTFYLKKGIELLRRWPEASAVGGPYSLGSKPSTIEQVYNGICRQWLENSVRKSGYTVNLVGGNMVFHAGVFSSGLRFNESIVFGGAETELNSRLVQQGYRLKYDPNFSIEHRVHLTLRTFFSKAFWQGFGAQRREQANLPPGIGLSSIFSACPYPSKLNEFYLSFFNHGFQMGQEWAKRHLEGRPKLIELATLFIFYLKKI, translated from the coding sequence ATGCTTGCATCAATAATAATTCCTACCCACCGCCGCCATCGTTCTGTCTTGAACCTTCTAAGCTCGCTAGAGAACCAGGATTTTCCGAGAGACGAATTTGAAATTCTTATTATCAGCAACCTTCCCGATCCGTCTCTTAGAAAGCAAATAGACAAACAGATTGGTGGACGTCTGCTTTATGATTTCTTTGAAGTGGGAGAGCTTGGCGTCAACAGAGCCCGAAATTTGGGCATTTCAAAAGCGAAGGGAAAGTTTCTCTTTTTTCTTGATGATGATTGTTTTGCCAATCAAACCTTCTATTTGAAGAAAGGAATTGAGCTACTCCGACGATGGCCAGAGGCCTCAGCTGTCGGTGGACCTTATTCTCTCGGTTCGAAGCCAAGTACGATAGAACAAGTTTACAACGGTATTTGCCGTCAATGGCTTGAGAATTCGGTTCGAAAAAGCGGGTATACCGTTAATCTTGTCGGAGGAAATATGGTATTCCACGCGGGCGTTTTCTCGAGTGGCCTTCGTTTTAACGAAAGCATTGTCTTTGGTGGCGCTGAAACTGAACTCAATTCGCGACTCGTGCAGCAGGGCTATCGTTTAAAGTATGATCCCAATTTTTCGATTGAGCATCGTGTCCATTTGACTTTGCGGACTTTCTTCTCCAAAGCATTTTGGCAGGGATTCGGGGCTCAAAGGCGCGAACAGGCGAATCTCCCACCAGGTATCGGCCTTTCCTCTATATTCTCCGCTTGCCCCTATCCATCCAAACTGAATGAATTCTATTTGTCTTTTTTTAACCATGGATTTCAGATGGGTCAGGAATGGGCCAAGCGCCACTTGGAAGGACGCCCCAAGCTTATTGAGTTAGCTACACTCTTTATTTTTTATTTAAAAAAGATCTAG
- a CDS encoding L-threonylcarbamoyladenylate synthase — MMDVDQAVSHLLEGGVVAYPTETVWGLGALNKRPEALAQVIKLKGREVAKGMSLLVADIAMAEEVAFISDQRIRTFLQIVWPGPLTVVLKAKPVVDPLVHGGTGEVGLRLSCHCLVQKLMVMLSEPLTTTSANQTGHSPARLGAELTWLPMNVGILGGAESEGIKPSTVVRIEAENVFLLREGAIVREELARVARSCDLVF; from the coding sequence GTGATGGATGTTGATCAAGCCGTCTCCCACTTGTTGGAAGGCGGTGTCGTGGCCTATCCCACCGAGACAGTTTGGGGGCTTGGGGCTTTAAATAAGAGACCCGAGGCTCTTGCTCAGGTGATCAAATTAAAGGGGCGTGAAGTTGCGAAGGGGATGAGTCTTCTCGTTGCCGATATTGCGATGGCAGAGGAGGTGGCATTTATTTCTGATCAACGTATAAGGACATTCCTGCAAATTGTGTGGCCTGGGCCCTTGACCGTTGTATTAAAGGCCAAGCCTGTTGTTGACCCCCTGGTTCATGGGGGAACAGGCGAAGTGGGGCTAAGGTTGTCCTGTCATTGTCTGGTGCAGAAATTGATGGTCATGCTTTCTGAACCTCTTACTACAACGAGCGCTAATCAGACCGGTCACTCTCCGGCTCGATTGGGGGCCGAATTGACTTGGCTTCCAATGAATGTAGGGATTTTGGGGGGAGCAGAATCTGAAGGCATAAAACCTTCTACGGTCGTTCGGATTGAAGCTGAAAATGTCTTTTTGCTTCGTGAGGGGGCCATTGTTCGAGAAGAACTGGCTCGAGTGGCCCGATCTTGTGACCTGGTTTTTTGA
- a CDS encoding glycosyltransferase: MQRDPVALDPLNSELGPCNNITDWQGRLYFLPFSQEEKCLCGKCFETGGLSDNKSRSEIFLSLDKAKRGEYFGVIFPCYLMLQEDAPEIISAAKQRGLKVFAQVSAIVWVSEFRDTLVKLVEQGLLLNVILGRPGVAENEFISYTLSSLQYVYFTLVGENFGGLSKYVAQLPQPVLNQLHFYFPLDPIETRRMLLTPSIHESLRKISNHVRRKNKHLSIRGPKGVDIFEPHIPSDRDLEPELNPSFESQVASTESIEVSVIIPSFNCKSYIKNVVRHIFKQSLSPDKYEVIIVDDGSNDGTQEDFFKFVTPFQNQRNFKFLFFSRLTPRKRGDSQFRAGIARNVGVKHSRGRILLFLDSDMLIPANYLSDLISKMNEYEIVQGKRLFLNEDVSNELTSYNLIDPEIDTYPEDPYWASFQNSSDWNTLHNHWKYTCTHSLAVKAADFKRLGWFRKTFLYYGFEDVDLGYRLAKDGARFLLSDTALYHLHPPPCQSEYERSPVRRQMILAKTCRIFSPLSR, translated from the coding sequence ATGCAACGAGATCCTGTCGCTCTAGATCCATTAAACAGTGAACTTGGCCCGTGTAACAACATTACCGATTGGCAAGGCCGACTCTATTTTTTGCCCTTTTCTCAAGAAGAGAAGTGCCTTTGTGGAAAATGCTTTGAAACTGGGGGTCTCAGTGACAATAAATCACGATCAGAGATTTTCCTTAGTCTTGATAAAGCAAAAAGGGGTGAATATTTCGGAGTGATTTTTCCTTGCTACCTGATGTTGCAAGAAGATGCCCCGGAAATCATCAGTGCGGCAAAGCAACGTGGTCTTAAAGTCTTTGCACAGGTATCCGCGATAGTTTGGGTGAGTGAATTTCGAGACACTCTCGTAAAATTGGTTGAACAGGGGCTCCTTCTCAATGTTATCCTCGGTAGGCCTGGAGTTGCTGAAAATGAATTTATCAGCTACACCTTGTCTTCACTTCAGTATGTCTACTTTACTCTTGTCGGGGAAAACTTCGGCGGCCTATCGAAATACGTCGCTCAACTTCCTCAACCAGTTTTAAATCAGCTTCATTTCTACTTTCCTCTCGATCCTATTGAAACTCGCAGAATGCTTCTCACTCCCAGTATTCATGAGTCATTGAGGAAAATATCGAACCACGTGAGACGAAAGAACAAACATTTGTCGATTCGAGGTCCGAAGGGCGTGGATATCTTTGAACCACACATCCCATCGGACCGAGATTTAGAACCCGAACTGAATCCTTCATTTGAATCACAAGTTGCGTCGACTGAATCAATTGAAGTTTCTGTGATTATTCCAAGCTTCAATTGCAAAAGCTATATCAAAAATGTTGTTCGTCATATTTTCAAGCAAAGTCTGAGCCCAGATAAATATGAAGTTATCATCGTTGACGATGGAAGCAATGATGGAACCCAAGAGGATTTTTTTAAATTTGTTACTCCCTTTCAAAATCAAAGAAACTTTAAATTTCTCTTTTTTTCAAGGTTAACTCCTCGAAAGCGAGGCGATAGCCAGTTTCGAGCAGGGATAGCCAGAAATGTTGGGGTCAAGCATTCTCGGGGTCGCATTCTCCTTTTTTTAGATTCCGATATGTTGATCCCGGCGAATTATCTCTCCGATCTCATTTCAAAAATGAATGAATATGAAATTGTTCAGGGGAAGCGTCTTTTTCTCAACGAAGATGTCAGCAATGAATTAACGAGCTACAATCTCATTGATCCTGAGATTGACACCTACCCTGAAGATCCCTATTGGGCCTCGTTTCAAAATTCAAGTGATTGGAATACGCTTCACAATCATTGGAAATACACCTGCACTCACTCACTTGCCGTAAAGGCCGCCGATTTTAAAAGGCTTGGATGGTTTAGAAAAACCTTTCTCTACTACGGCTTTGAGGATGTCGATCTTGGTTACAGATTGGCAAAGGACGGAGCTCGCTTTTTATTGAGTGATACAGCCCTCTACCACTTGCACCCGCCTCCCTGCCAATCAGAATACGAAAGATCTCCTGTGCGCCGACAAATGATTTTGGCAAAAACCTGCCGGATTTTTTCACCACTCTCTCGATGA
- a CDS encoding SPASM domain-containing protein translates to MSEEIQSVDQEQSLAETIVRLEANKNQYYKGICYQLWTQPQIHADGKILGCCANYWGDFGSVFDYPTLFEAINNEKMQYGRRMLAGEAMERSDIPCTNCHHFKAIKEMKNWVTVQEVSNSL, encoded by the coding sequence ATGAGCGAAGAAATTCAATCTGTCGATCAAGAGCAATCTTTGGCTGAAACCATTGTTCGCTTGGAGGCCAATAAAAATCAGTATTATAAGGGAATATGCTATCAGCTATGGACCCAACCACAAATTCACGCTGACGGAAAGATACTGGGCTGCTGTGCTAACTATTGGGGAGATTTTGGGAGCGTCTTTGACTATCCAACTTTATTTGAAGCTATTAACAATGAAAAAATGCAATATGGTCGCCGGATGTTAGCTGGGGAGGCGATGGAGCGCTCAGATATCCCTTGTACCAACTGCCATCATTTTAAAGCCATCAAAGAAATGAAAAATTGGGTTACAGTTCAAGAGGTCAGTAATTCCCTCTGA
- a CDS encoding NAD-dependent epimerase/dehydratase family protein yields MKKQTIFISGIAGFLGSHLADSMLAQGHRVVGCDSLIGGDRENVPAQADFYVADLNDYRAINNLVRHVDVVFHTAATAYDGLSVFSPHFITQNVYSNTISLLAAAIDNNVRRFVFCSSMARYGKQAVPFQEEMIPAPRTPYGIAKYAAEKTIESLCRIHQREYVICVPHNIIGPRQRYDDPFRNVAAIMINRMLLGKQPVIYGNGLQKRCFSHIKDTLQVLEKLVFDKAAVGQIINVGPDEEFVSVFELAKTIAGIIGFELKPIFVDGRPGEDNLANCSADKARKLFSYETKYTLYQGIKEMVDWIQAKGPKPFQYNIDIEIKNELLPRTWREAII; encoded by the coding sequence ATGAAGAAACAAACGATTTTTATATCTGGAATAGCTGGTTTTTTGGGGAGCCACCTGGCGGATTCGATGTTGGCCCAAGGACATCGTGTGGTGGGTTGTGACAGCCTCATCGGTGGAGATAGGGAAAACGTTCCTGCTCAGGCCGATTTTTATGTCGCGGATCTCAATGACTATAGGGCTATCAATAATTTGGTGCGCCACGTTGATGTCGTATTCCATACGGCGGCCACCGCATATGATGGGCTGAGCGTGTTTAGTCCTCATTTTATTACTCAAAATGTTTATTCGAACACAATTTCTTTGTTAGCGGCAGCCATAGACAACAATGTTCGTCGCTTTGTCTTTTGTTCTTCGATGGCGCGCTATGGGAAACAGGCAGTGCCTTTTCAAGAAGAGATGATTCCGGCTCCGCGAACTCCTTATGGAATAGCCAAGTATGCGGCAGAAAAAACAATAGAAAGTCTTTGCCGCATTCATCAACGGGAGTATGTGATCTGTGTTCCCCACAACATTATTGGGCCTCGGCAAAGATATGATGATCCATTCCGAAACGTTGCTGCTATCATGATCAATCGAATGTTGCTAGGAAAGCAGCCCGTCATATATGGGAATGGACTGCAGAAGCGCTGTTTCAGCCACATCAAGGATACGCTTCAGGTCTTGGAAAAATTGGTTTTTGACAAGGCGGCCGTAGGACAGATTATCAACGTGGGGCCGGATGAAGAATTTGTAAGTGTATTCGAATTGGCGAAGACAATTGCGGGAATAATTGGCTTTGAGTTAAAGCCAATCTTTGTAGATGGTCGTCCTGGCGAAGACAATCTTGCCAATTGCTCAGCAGACAAGGCCCGGAAACTTTTCTCTTACGAAACCAAATATACCTTATATCAAGGAATCAAAGAAATGGTGGATTGGATTCAAGCAAAGGGTCCGAAGCCATTTCAGTACAACATAGACATCGAGATCAAAAATGAGCTTCTGCCCCGCACATGGCGAGAGGCCATCATTTAA
- a CDS encoding glycosyltransferase, with amino-acid sequence MPSNKINVAVAIVTFCEGTQLIKLFKTLLSEFDGNWPDEVIVVHNGGANETLRLLQKILPSLPFKSKLVVNHTNNLGGARQLAVEHCHCDLIAFTDGDCLLPPSWLFHLTQTFVKFRQRHPNLAGIGGPNRLSGDNFFDQSLNLMFLSPIGHGGSPQSKLVKEVAIADHLPTSNALFCRKALLAAGNFSPHFSSTCEDVEMGLRLTKFGFTLLLLPAPLVINQSANTWKEWSLRMLRFGYHQSFSIAPLRRNFHFPSLISAVGVFGFFLLLAFAPLAPWVLNAFGLYLLLVVSEGLRLNLSSNSFSLPIFSRVTMAFLLTHFSYGLGSLAGLGYRALLAFFKKPGHKIGPLEPVLLEQWPPHEAKRHFQLQSERP; translated from the coding sequence GTGCCTAGCAATAAGATAAACGTTGCCGTTGCAATTGTTACCTTCTGTGAAGGCACTCAATTGATAAAACTTTTCAAAACTCTTCTTTCTGAATTTGATGGGAATTGGCCCGACGAGGTCATCGTCGTTCACAATGGAGGAGCCAATGAAACTCTCCGTCTGCTTCAAAAGATACTCCCTTCGCTACCTTTCAAGTCTAAACTAGTGGTCAATCACACGAATAACCTTGGAGGTGCTCGACAACTCGCTGTCGAGCATTGCCATTGCGACCTGATCGCCTTTACTGATGGCGACTGCCTTCTCCCTCCATCCTGGCTATTTCACCTCACTCAAACCTTTGTTAAATTTAGACAGAGGCATCCAAATCTCGCTGGAATAGGTGGACCAAATCGGCTTTCTGGAGACAATTTCTTTGATCAATCGCTCAATTTGATGTTTTTGAGCCCAATTGGACATGGCGGCAGCCCTCAATCAAAACTTGTCAAGGAAGTCGCAATCGCAGATCACCTCCCCACCTCCAACGCTCTGTTCTGCCGCAAAGCTCTTCTCGCCGCTGGCAATTTTTCTCCTCATTTCTCCTCGACCTGCGAGGACGTGGAAATGGGGTTAAGATTGACGAAATTCGGTTTTACTTTGTTACTTTTGCCTGCCCCCCTCGTGATCAACCAAAGCGCAAATACCTGGAAGGAGTGGTCTCTGCGTATGCTTCGATTTGGCTATCACCAATCTTTTTCTATTGCGCCTTTGCGACGAAACTTCCACTTTCCTAGTTTGATTTCTGCCGTTGGAGTCTTTGGTTTCTTTCTGCTTTTGGCTTTTGCGCCATTGGCGCCTTGGGTTCTCAATGCCTTTGGATTATACCTTCTACTTGTTGTCTCGGAGGGTCTGCGTCTCAATCTTTCGTCGAATTCGTTCTCACTACCAATTTTTTCAAGAGTGACAATGGCCTTTCTCCTCACTCATTTTTCCTACGGCCTAGGAAGTTTAGCTGGACTTGGATATCGAGCTCTCCTTGCGTTCTTCAAAAAACCAGGTCACAAGATCGGGCCACTCGAGCCAGTTCTTCTCGAACAATGGCCCCCTCACGAAGCAAAAAGACATTTTCAGCTTCAATCCGAACGACCGTAG
- a CDS encoding glycosyltransferase family 2 protein, producing the protein MDISIIIPTSGRREILNRTLNSLRENIPVGRSVEVIVVCNPCNINVKETVERFSDCDIPVKYIGSNKIGTNRARNLGVEHSRGENLLFLDDDVQIPHFQFWAEIWMLDFESNSEVAAGGYYLNRPEAKISEIIYNAAAGLWLMKSRAGGGACSPLLLGGCFLVGRQLFQRAGGFAEAAQDAAEEDRLCQRLSFLGCPPLLLEELSVVHEFQGGFLRLFTNAFRHGIARDQSNRSGSSTFSMRQTWTLVGKILDLHCISLHTSKGWALIGGLFCYFLALVVGSQKRLVTFEKMLVWERKKSSFAKGIV; encoded by the coding sequence TTGGATATTTCAATTATCATCCCGACATCTGGTCGACGTGAAATCTTGAATAGGACTCTCAACTCTCTCAGGGAGAATATCCCTGTTGGGCGGTCGGTTGAAGTTATTGTCGTCTGCAATCCCTGTAATATTAATGTAAAAGAGACGGTTGAGAGATTTAGCGATTGCGATATTCCGGTAAAATATATTGGCTCAAATAAAATTGGAACGAATCGGGCAAGAAATTTGGGAGTTGAGCATTCCAGGGGAGAGAATCTTTTGTTTCTTGACGATGATGTCCAAATTCCTCATTTTCAATTTTGGGCTGAAATTTGGATGCTAGATTTCGAAAGTAATTCGGAGGTGGCCGCGGGCGGCTACTATCTGAACAGGCCTGAGGCAAAGATCTCTGAGATCATATACAATGCTGCCGCTGGGCTTTGGTTAATGAAAAGTCGAGCAGGGGGGGGTGCGTGCAGTCCTTTGCTTCTGGGCGGCTGTTTCCTCGTTGGACGGCAATTATTTCAGAGAGCGGGTGGGTTTGCTGAAGCTGCTCAAGATGCGGCGGAAGAGGATCGTTTGTGCCAACGGCTGAGTTTTCTGGGTTGCCCTCCCTTGTTGCTTGAGGAGCTTTCGGTTGTTCATGAATTCCAAGGTGGGTTTCTGAGACTTTTTACAAATGCTTTTCGTCACGGAATTGCTAGAGATCAATCAAATCGAAGTGGAAGTTCGACATTTTCAATGAGACAGACTTGGACGCTGGTAGGCAAGATTTTGGACCTTCATTGCATTAGCTTGCACACTTCAAAAGGCTGGGCTCTGATTGGAGGGCTATTTTGCTATTTTTTGGCTTTGGTTGTTGGTTCCCAAAAAAGGCTTGTCACTTTTGAGAAAATGCTTGTTTGGGAAAGGAAGAAATCAAGTTTTGCGAAGGGAATTGTATAG
- the purD gene encoding phosphoribosylamine--glycine ligase → MKVLVVGQGGREHALVRALKQSPCVDKVIAIPGSMGMEKDAFCLSHSLAPPEKLISEIRDRKIDLVVIGPEGPLADGLADRLREAGVLVFGPSAQAAQLEASKVFSKRFMERAGVPTSDYRVVNSVDQVMAAADSFVPPYVLKADGLAGGKGVFICRSLKELQECAHSIFVDRIFGDSGHEALLEEFLPGWELSFLVLTNGKDYEPLPLSQDHKRLNDGDEGPNTGGMGVVGPLTIPKELYREIDRKILAPSVAQLQNESLFYRGVLYVGIMVTEKGPMVLEYNVRFGDPEAQVILPLLDGDWGQILKDVADGHLQSLKWKSDHCACVVLAAEGYPERPKLGVQIMGDLDSDTFSQYFLHAGSTKGPDGNWLTAGGRVLNAIGCGPSMEVALKRAYSQAEKVSWKGRQMRVDIGKKVLVQK, encoded by the coding sequence ATGAAAGTTCTTGTGGTAGGCCAGGGAGGACGAGAGCATGCCCTCGTTCGGGCTTTGAAACAGTCCCCATGTGTCGATAAGGTGATTGCGATTCCGGGTAGCATGGGAATGGAAAAAGATGCCTTCTGCCTTTCTCATTCGTTAGCTCCGCCAGAGAAATTGATTTCTGAGATTCGAGACAGGAAGATCGACTTGGTGGTTATCGGTCCCGAGGGGCCACTTGCTGATGGCTTGGCGGATCGCCTCCGGGAAGCCGGCGTCCTAGTCTTTGGTCCCTCTGCTCAGGCCGCGCAATTGGAAGCGAGTAAAGTTTTTTCTAAAAGATTTATGGAAAGAGCAGGGGTTCCCACCTCAGATTATCGTGTCGTGAATTCGGTTGACCAAGTCATGGCGGCAGCTGATTCTTTCGTCCCACCTTATGTTCTAAAGGCCGATGGCCTTGCTGGTGGCAAGGGAGTATTCATTTGTCGTTCCCTGAAAGAATTGCAAGAATGCGCTCACTCGATTTTTGTGGATAGAATTTTTGGCGATTCCGGACACGAGGCTTTACTTGAAGAATTTCTGCCAGGCTGGGAACTTAGTTTTTTGGTGCTGACCAATGGGAAAGATTACGAGCCGCTGCCCTTGAGTCAAGATCACAAGCGACTCAATGATGGGGATGAAGGACCAAACACTGGAGGAATGGGCGTGGTCGGACCCCTCACTATTCCAAAGGAATTGTATCGCGAAATTGATAGAAAGATCTTGGCTCCATCAGTCGCTCAGTTGCAAAATGAGTCCCTTTTTTATCGAGGAGTTTTGTATGTGGGCATTATGGTAACGGAGAAAGGACCCATGGTCTTGGAATACAATGTGCGATTCGGAGACCCCGAAGCCCAAGTCATATTGCCCCTCTTAGATGGGGATTGGGGGCAGATTTTGAAGGATGTTGCCGATGGGCACTTGCAGAGTTTGAAATGGAAGTCGGATCATTGTGCCTGCGTCGTTTTGGCCGCAGAAGGATACCCAGAACGTCCCAAGTTGGGAGTTCAAATAATGGGAGATTTGGATTCTGATACTTTCTCTCAATACTTTCTGCATGCAGGAAGCACAAAAGGACCGGATGGGAATTGGTTGACAGCGGGAGGAAGGGTTCTGAATGCTATTGGTTGTGGGCCGTCAATGGAGGTGGCTTTGAAAAGAGCTTACTCTCAGGCGGAGAAGGTGTCTTGGAAGGGTCGTCAAATGCGAGTTGATATTGGCAAAAAAGTTTTGGTGCAAAAGTGA
- a CDS encoding HD domain-containing protein, with protein MEIRDPIHGSLSFEENEIAVIDHLAYQRLRAIKQLGFMEFSFPGATHNRYLHSLGVCHLAGRAFDQIFGNYPFPNSATSRRLRQCMRLAALLHDIGHGPLSHTIEEVMPPLKDLNISAYQHRRLKPATSNESSVQANHEDYTIKFITDSSLTSVLRAQFPDISPLHIACLVDKSLRCPDDFFRVGDHQFRTILSQIVSSELDVDRMDYLERDAYFCGTNYGRVELGWLIGNLTYHEKAGDLHLALNRRALYTFDDFLLARHHMHLMVYFHHKSIIFEEMLMRYLISEDCEFFLPSNIEDYIGYTDYALFQHLAQVDNPWARRVAERRPFKMLFEFHSTAENSRTEDMEIFLNGEGIETVFASSTARLSKYHSPSEIERETQIYVVDQYDRHSKPYPIEESTEIFQKYGEIRRIERIYVAPENFDRGEEILTKNDL; from the coding sequence ATGGAAATTCGAGACCCAATTCATGGATCATTGAGTTTTGAGGAGAACGAGATTGCGGTGATCGATCACTTGGCTTATCAGAGACTCAGAGCGATCAAGCAATTGGGATTCATGGAATTCAGTTTTCCGGGAGCCACTCATAATCGATACTTGCATTCTCTTGGAGTCTGTCATTTGGCCGGTCGCGCTTTTGATCAGATCTTTGGGAACTATCCCTTTCCAAATAGCGCAACGAGTCGTAGATTGAGGCAGTGCATGCGTTTGGCGGCATTGCTGCATGACATAGGGCACGGCCCGCTAAGTCATACGATTGAGGAGGTCATGCCTCCTCTGAAGGATCTGAATATCTCGGCCTATCAGCACCGGCGATTGAAACCTGCCACATCCAACGAATCATCTGTGCAAGCTAACCACGAGGACTACACGATCAAGTTTATCACAGATTCCTCTTTGACCTCCGTCTTGAGAGCTCAATTTCCAGATATATCTCCCTTACATATCGCCTGTCTTGTCGACAAGTCTTTGAGGTGTCCAGATGATTTTTTTCGAGTTGGAGACCATCAATTCAGGACGATCCTTAGCCAGATTGTGAGTTCAGAATTGGACGTTGATCGCATGGATTATTTGGAACGTGATGCCTATTTTTGTGGGACAAACTATGGCCGAGTTGAATTGGGTTGGTTGATTGGAAATCTAACATACCATGAAAAGGCCGGAGATTTACACCTTGCGCTCAATCGCAGGGCTCTCTACACTTTTGACGATTTTCTTTTAGCCCGTCATCATATGCATTTGATGGTTTATTTTCACCACAAGAGCATCATCTTTGAAGAGATGCTGATGCGATATTTGATAAGTGAAGATTGTGAGTTTTTTCTTCCTTCAAATATCGAGGATTATATTGGCTATACAGACTACGCACTTTTTCAGCACTTGGCACAGGTTGATAATCCCTGGGCGAGGCGAGTTGCCGAGCGTCGGCCATTTAAGATGTTGTTTGAATTTCACTCCACCGCAGAAAATTCTCGTACAGAGGACATGGAGATTTTTTTAAATGGAGAGGGCATAGAAACTGTGTTTGCGAGTTCAACAGCACGCCTCAGCAAGTATCATAGTCCGAGTGAAATTGAACGTGAAACTCAGATATATGTCGTCGATCAGTATGATCGTCATTCAAAACCATATCCCATCGAGGAGTCGACGGAGATTTTTCAGAAATACGGAGAGATTCGTCGTATCGAGAGAATTTATGTAGCCCCTGAGAATTTTGATCGGGGTGAGGAAATTCTGACGAAAAATGATTTGTAA